Proteins co-encoded in one Christiangramia fulva genomic window:
- a CDS encoding glycoside hydrolase family 2 protein, translated as MNCSILLHSLNKLLLIVILTASASIEAQEFQRKEFNFNSKWKLKPGDIKGAEKANFNDRKWKEVTLPYAYNQEEAFEKSIYELSTGIVWYRKKFKLPEETEGKKIFLEFEGIRQGGEIFLNGQKIGLHENGAMAFGLDISGEVHTGNKKNVIALRIDNSWDYREKETNAKYRWNDHNFNANYGGIPKNVKLHIANKIYQTLPLYSNLKTTGIYVYPTDFNIPTKSARINVESQVRNESGSEKEISMEVEVIDLEGNSIGSFSTDPVTLASAETKLLKTDKKLEGLNFWSWGYGYLYDVITRIKENGKIIDEVKTTTGFRKTDFKEGKIWLNDRVIQVKGYAQRTSNEWPAVGMSVPAWMSDFSNGMMVEDNANLVRWMHITPWKQDVESCDRVGLMQAMPAGDSEGDSKGANWDQRARLMRDAIIYNRNNPSIIFYESGNEAISEPHMHQMKSIRNTFDPHGGRAIGSREMLASREAEYGGEMLYINKSAHIPMWATEYSRDEGLRKYWDEFTPPFHKEGEGPLYKGEPARAYNHNMDAHAIEDVVRWYDYFRERPGTGERVSSGGVNIIFSDSNTHYRGEGNYRGSGEVDPMRIPKEGYFAHQVMWDGWVDIEDHRSYIIGHWNYNDTIVKNEYVVSTGDKVQLFLNEKSLGYGERSNGFLFTFKDIAFKPGTLKAVSYDSEGNVLSETEKHTAGKPVAIKLITHVSPTGFKANGADIALIDVEVVDGEGNRVPTDNSEIRFKVDGPAKWLGGIGYGPGNDILSKDLAVINGVNRVMVRSLTKGGEIKVTATSEGLTSSEIILRTLPFESKNGLSEHLPGEGLASNLERGPTPSSPSYTIKRKPVFIAKATAGANEEEAYNSYDDNELTEWTNAGQLSNGWINYELVKPSLVSKCVIKLTGWRRKSYPIRILADGNEVYKGETERSLGYITLPLEPTVTENIRIELIGANSEEDAFGDIVEVDPTKELDLYKDKEAANAKGQLRIVEIEFYE; from the coding sequence ATGAATTGTTCTATCTTATTACATTCCCTGAACAAGCTCTTGCTTATTGTAATTCTTACAGCTTCTGCCTCAATTGAAGCACAGGAATTCCAACGAAAGGAATTCAATTTCAATTCAAAATGGAAACTGAAACCGGGTGATATAAAGGGAGCTGAAAAAGCAAATTTCAATGACAGGAAATGGAAAGAAGTCACCCTTCCCTACGCCTATAATCAGGAGGAAGCTTTTGAAAAATCCATTTACGAGCTTAGTACGGGAATAGTTTGGTACCGCAAGAAATTTAAACTTCCGGAAGAAACTGAAGGTAAAAAGATCTTTCTAGAGTTTGAAGGAATCAGGCAGGGAGGAGAGATCTTCTTAAACGGTCAAAAAATTGGGCTTCACGAAAACGGGGCGATGGCCTTTGGATTGGATATTTCCGGGGAGGTACATACAGGAAACAAAAAAAATGTGATTGCCTTGCGTATAGACAACAGTTGGGATTACCGTGAAAAGGAAACAAATGCCAAATACAGGTGGAACGATCATAATTTTAATGCCAATTATGGCGGAATCCCTAAAAACGTGAAGCTTCATATTGCCAACAAGATATATCAGACCCTCCCTTTATATTCCAATTTGAAGACCACAGGGATTTATGTCTATCCCACCGACTTTAACATCCCGACCAAATCTGCAAGGATCAATGTCGAGTCACAGGTAAGAAATGAAAGTGGTTCTGAAAAAGAAATCTCCATGGAGGTTGAAGTAATCGATTTAGAGGGGAATTCAATAGGTAGTTTTTCCACTGATCCTGTTACCCTCGCTTCTGCAGAAACCAAACTTCTAAAAACAGATAAAAAGCTGGAAGGCCTGAATTTTTGGAGCTGGGGCTATGGCTACCTCTATGATGTAATCACCAGGATCAAAGAAAACGGGAAAATTATTGATGAGGTAAAGACAACCACAGGCTTTAGAAAAACAGATTTCAAGGAAGGCAAAATATGGCTAAATGACAGGGTAATCCAGGTAAAGGGATACGCTCAACGTACCAGCAACGAATGGCCTGCCGTTGGAATGTCAGTCCCCGCCTGGATGAGTGATTTCAGTAATGGAATGATGGTAGAAGATAATGCCAACCTGGTAAGATGGATGCATATTACTCCCTGGAAACAGGATGTAGAATCCTGCGACAGGGTTGGACTAATGCAGGCTATGCCTGCGGGCGATTCCGAAGGAGATTCCAAAGGAGCGAACTGGGATCAGCGCGCACGTCTAATGCGGGATGCTATTATCTATAACCGAAACAACCCCAGTATCATTTTCTATGAATCGGGCAACGAAGCAATTAGTGAACCCCATATGCACCAAATGAAAAGCATAAGAAATACCTTTGATCCTCACGGTGGCCGAGCAATTGGCTCCCGGGAAATGCTGGCCAGTAGGGAAGCAGAATATGGGGGAGAAATGTTATATATTAACAAAAGCGCCCATATTCCTATGTGGGCTACAGAATACTCCCGGGATGAAGGCTTAAGAAAATACTGGGATGAATTTACACCTCCTTTTCATAAGGAAGGAGAAGGCCCCCTTTATAAGGGGGAGCCAGCCCGTGCCTATAATCATAATATGGACGCACACGCTATTGAGGATGTTGTGCGCTGGTATGATTACTTCAGAGAACGTCCCGGAACAGGGGAAAGAGTGAGTTCTGGTGGGGTAAATATTATTTTTTCAGATTCCAATACACATTACCGCGGGGAAGGAAATTATCGCGGCAGCGGGGAAGTAGATCCTATGCGTATTCCAAAAGAAGGATATTTTGCCCACCAGGTAATGTGGGATGGCTGGGTTGATATTGAGGATCATAGATCCTATATCATTGGACACTGGAACTACAATGATACTATTGTTAAAAATGAATATGTAGTTTCCACCGGTGATAAGGTTCAGCTCTTTCTAAACGAAAAATCCTTAGGTTATGGTGAAAGGAGCAACGGCTTTTTATTCACTTTTAAGGATATTGCCTTTAAACCAGGAACATTGAAGGCTGTAAGCTACGATTCCGAAGGGAATGTATTAAGTGAAACTGAAAAACATACCGCAGGAAAACCTGTAGCAATTAAATTGATCACTCATGTATCCCCTACAGGATTCAAAGCCAATGGAGCAGATATTGCCTTGATAGATGTTGAAGTGGTAGACGGAGAAGGAAATCGTGTTCCTACTGATAATTCCGAAATAAGATTCAAAGTAGACGGACCTGCTAAATGGTTAGGTGGAATTGGTTATGGCCCTGGGAACGATATTCTTTCTAAAGATCTTGCTGTTATAAACGGAGTGAACCGGGTAATGGTACGATCCCTTACGAAAGGCGGAGAAATAAAGGTTACAGCCACCTCTGAAGGTTTAACCTCATCAGAAATAATCCTGCGTACTCTTCCTTTTGAAAGTAAAAACGGCCTTTCAGAACACCTCCCAGGAGAAGGTTTAGCCTCTAACCTGGAACGCGGCCCTACTCCCTCCTCCCCTTCATATACAATAAAAAGGAAACCTGTTTTTATTGCCAAAGCCACAGCTGGAGCTAACGAAGAGGAAGCCTATAATAGCTATGATGACAATGAATTAACGGAGTGGACAAACGCAGGGCAACTTAGCAATGGTTGGATCAATTATGAATTAGTAAAACCATCCTTAGTAAGCAAATGTGTGATAAAGTTGACCGGATGGAGAAGGAAATCCTACCCTATCAGAATTTTAGCCGATGGAAACGAAGTATACAAAGGAGAAACCGAAAGAAGTCTTGGTTACATCACCCTTCCTTTGGAACCCACCGTGACGGAAAATATCCGGATCGAATTGATAGGGGCTAATTCAGAAGAAGATGCATTCGGTGATATTGTAGAGGTAGATCCCACCAAAGAGCTCGATTTGTACAAGGACAAAGAAGCCGCCAATGCAAAAGGCCAGCTACGAATCGTAGAAATAGAATTTTATGAATAA
- a CDS encoding glycoside hydrolase family 43 protein, giving the protein MRGILFFLMLPGPFLSAQDKELEAYLFVYFEGTGPGDKQEQIRFAVSEDAVNWEALNNNEPVLASSKISNTGGVRDPHILRGSKSDGFYMVATDMYTRKNGWETNPGIVMLKSRDLINWSSSAIDLVKSYPQKFKNVKWVWAPQTIYDPKADKYLVYFTVRFHDNPKLDFYSAYVNEDFSSFEEAPTLMFSAKDGAIDGDIVYKDGIYHLFYKGNTKDENGKEIKNGIKQAISKSLQGPWKESFKYLDSYAQSRTGVEGSSVFKLVDKDEYILMYDLYSSGRYEFQRSKDLFNFSVTTESFIKNFTPRHGSIIGITKKEIQRLNKKWSSKESNKDFQPETVEKYR; this is encoded by the coding sequence ATGAGAGGAATTCTCTTCTTCTTGATGCTTCCCGGTCCTTTTCTCAGTGCACAAGATAAAGAATTGGAAGCTTACCTTTTTGTTTATTTTGAAGGCACCGGACCGGGAGATAAGCAGGAGCAAATACGTTTCGCGGTTAGTGAAGATGCTGTTAACTGGGAGGCCTTAAATAATAATGAACCCGTCTTAGCCTCATCAAAAATTTCAAATACAGGCGGAGTTCGGGATCCGCATATCCTCCGTGGTTCAAAAAGTGACGGCTTCTATATGGTTGCTACAGATATGTACACCAGAAAAAATGGCTGGGAAACCAATCCAGGTATAGTGATGCTTAAGTCCCGGGACCTAATCAACTGGAGTTCTAGTGCTATTGATTTGGTAAAATCCTACCCGCAGAAGTTTAAAAATGTAAAATGGGTATGGGCCCCGCAAACCATTTATGATCCTAAAGCAGATAAATATCTTGTTTATTTTACAGTACGCTTTCACGATAATCCTAAACTCGATTTTTACAGCGCTTACGTAAATGAAGATTTCAGTAGTTTTGAGGAGGCACCTACTTTGATGTTTAGTGCTAAAGACGGCGCCATAGATGGAGACATAGTTTATAAAGATGGGATCTATCATTTATTCTATAAAGGAAATACTAAAGATGAGAATGGGAAAGAAATTAAAAATGGCATAAAACAGGCCATTAGTAAATCACTCCAGGGCCCCTGGAAGGAAAGCTTTAAGTATTTAGATAGCTATGCCCAAAGCAGAACGGGAGTAGAAGGCTCTTCAGTTTTTAAATTAGTTGATAAAGATGAATACATTCTGATGTACGATTTGTATTCCAGTGGGAGATATGAATTTCAGCGAAGTAAAGATCTGTTTAATTTCAGCGTAACAACGGAATCTTTCATCAAAAATTTTACGCCACGTCACGGGAGTATTATTGGTATCACAAAAAAAGAAATCCAGCGACTCAATAAAAAGTGGAGTTCGAAAGAGAGTAATAAAGATTTTCAACCTGAAACGGTAGAAAAGTACCGATAG
- a CDS encoding rhamnogalacturonan acetylesterase — MKNFKQLLIILISIFLVSCQDSNSKEPTVYIVGDSTVKNGSGQGDGGLWGWGDFIGQYLDTTKVNVENHALGGTSSRTFQTKGLWKPVKDSLQEGDYVLIQFGHNDSGPLNDDFRARGTIKGTSDQSEEIDNMLTGEHETVHSYGWYIRKVIQDVKEKGAIPVVMSPIPRNDWNNGQVPRNKDSYGGWARQVAEEENVTFIDLNERMASTMERKGEENVTGTYFYKRDHTHTSAKGAALAASLIVEGLQDSNNSLKDYLLENPDVQLPAKKDIYIIGDSTVASNNETLVGWGVPIDKYFDTTRVNVYNKARGGRSSRTYRGEGLWKAVEDSLDKGDFVLIQFGHNDGGHIDTPKYRGSLKGMGDETQTVEFKSDSTEVVHTYGWYMKKYIEEAKAKGATPIVLSMIPRNIWHGNKVERNDDSYAKWAKEAVQEAGGFFIDLNDSIARKYEAMGKQEVKDFFPKDHTHTNMKGAELNAYIVAKSLDQLKGSGIRDYVFIPEEEKKK, encoded by the coding sequence ATGAAGAATTTTAAGCAATTGTTAATCATTCTAATTTCAATTTTCCTCGTAAGTTGTCAGGACAGCAATTCAAAAGAACCCACGGTTTACATTGTCGGAGATTCAACTGTGAAAAACGGCAGCGGCCAGGGAGATGGTGGCTTGTGGGGCTGGGGAGATTTTATCGGCCAATATTTGGATACCACTAAAGTAAATGTGGAAAACCACGCTCTAGGAGGAACCAGCAGCCGTACTTTTCAGACTAAAGGTCTTTGGAAACCGGTAAAAGACAGCCTTCAGGAAGGGGATTATGTCCTAATTCAATTTGGCCATAATGACTCGGGTCCATTAAACGACGATTTCAGAGCAAGGGGTACCATTAAAGGAACAAGTGATCAAAGTGAAGAAATCGACAATATGTTAACGGGAGAGCACGAAACAGTGCATTCCTATGGCTGGTACATACGCAAAGTGATCCAGGATGTGAAGGAAAAAGGAGCCATTCCAGTCGTGATGTCCCCTATTCCAAGAAACGACTGGAACAACGGACAGGTTCCCAGAAACAAAGATTCCTATGGAGGCTGGGCCAGACAGGTTGCAGAAGAAGAAAATGTGACTTTTATAGACCTAAATGAAAGAATGGCCTCAACTATGGAGCGAAAAGGAGAGGAAAACGTAACAGGAACTTATTTCTACAAGCGCGATCATACACATACTTCAGCTAAAGGAGCAGCCCTGGCCGCTTCCCTTATTGTTGAAGGACTACAGGATAGCAACAATTCCCTGAAGGATTACCTTCTTGAGAATCCGGATGTTCAGCTTCCTGCCAAAAAAGATATTTATATTATTGGTGATTCTACAGTGGCCAGTAATAATGAAACCCTTGTAGGCTGGGGAGTTCCTATAGATAAATATTTTGATACCACAAGGGTAAATGTTTATAACAAAGCTCGAGGTGGAAGAAGCAGCCGAACCTATAGAGGCGAAGGTCTCTGGAAAGCTGTAGAAGATAGTTTGGATAAAGGAGATTTTGTCCTGATACAATTCGGGCATAATGATGGCGGACATATTGATACTCCCAAATACCGTGGCTCATTAAAGGGAATGGGGGATGAAACTCAAACTGTCGAGTTTAAAAGCGATAGTACGGAGGTAGTACATACCTATGGATGGTATATGAAGAAGTATATTGAAGAGGCCAAGGCTAAAGGGGCCACCCCAATAGTGCTGAGTATGATCCCCAGAAATATCTGGCACGGTAATAAAGTAGAACGTAATGACGACTCTTATGCAAAATGGGCTAAAGAAGCAGTTCAGGAAGCAGGCGGTTTTTTCATTGACCTCAATGACTCCATTGCCAGAAAATATGAAGCAATGGGAAAACAAGAAGTAAAAGATTTCTTTCCTAAAGACCATACTCACACAAATATGAAAGGAGCTGAATTGAACGCCTATATTGTCGCTAAATCACTGGATCAGCTAAAAGGTAGTGGAATAAGAGATTACGTCTTTATTCCTGAAGAGGAGAAGAAGAAATAA
- a CDS encoding glycoside hydrolase family 2 TIM barrel-domain containing protein, which produces MKLKTLILGLSNILILTCCLFQANAQETKKIMLSGKDFEHPKEWEFKVTGGQNSGKWSTINVPSQWELEGFGTYTYGRWYKELEQDEPSKEEGSYKYQFDAPKVYNGQRVIIKFGGVMTDTQVKVNGKLAGPKHQGGFYEFEYDITDLLKYDEENLLEVHVWKHSANPTVNNAERKADWWLFGGIYRPVWLEILPESHISHIAVDPEMDGSLRAEVLLSNIPGKAEIKVTLKAVGEEGSFKTFSFPVKRGTEKTNIETKWDNIKPWNPEDPHLYDLKLSLVKGKEVLHEFNQRIGFRTLDFRKKDGIYLNGEKIIMKGVNRHTIWPESGRSTSKRISIMDVNLIKDMNMNAVRFHYPPDDHFLEACDSLGLFVLDELAGWQNPYDTPTGKKLIKEMVQRDVNHPSIIIWDQGNEGGWNYELDSIFSEFDPQDRIVIHPWADFNGWDTHHYPTYLTGVHRFGNGENVFFPTEFMHGTYDNGSGSGLADFWEHYSQSPLFAGGFLWVFNDAAVRRSDWTGDQVYDSKGSLAPDGILGPHREKEGSFYTIKEVWAPIQFEPRQITHSFDGSFLITNKYIFTNLKKTELTYKIKKADAETFYTEDEIEVLYEGEIHVPDIQPGETRKIEIPVKENFFGGDWVEITGKDEHGREIYTWTWPIHKAPYYAEKFLHKEKDDKAEAKVETRENNVFLSGGEIEVTLNADSGEMIHIENSKNEIPFLNGPRPIGMKAEVEKVDTYMEGEDAVAVIHYNGGIHTIQWTMHPDGRLKMEMVALKNAGRNSGFDGAFYEGEIDKFGITFDFPEDEVSGIKWFGKGPYHVWKNRMQGTEYNIWEKDYNNTITGESFENLIYPEFKGYHANFLAGKILAGENTFRIFSESDKLFLRLFTPDEPKNAFPGAHPQPEFPEGNISFMYEIPAMRAFKPLSQQGPSSQPTNIRIKSGDDGIKMNLWFDFRNISE; this is translated from the coding sequence ATGAAACTAAAAACGCTCATCTTAGGTCTTTCAAACATTCTGATTCTCACTTGTTGCCTCTTCCAGGCAAATGCGCAGGAAACAAAAAAAATTATGCTTTCAGGAAAAGATTTTGAACATCCCAAGGAATGGGAGTTCAAGGTCACCGGAGGACAGAACAGCGGAAAATGGAGTACCATAAATGTTCCTTCTCAATGGGAACTGGAAGGTTTTGGAACCTATACCTATGGCCGATGGTATAAAGAACTTGAACAGGACGAACCTAGTAAAGAAGAAGGCTCCTACAAATATCAATTTGATGCACCAAAAGTTTACAATGGTCAACGTGTTATCATCAAATTTGGCGGTGTAATGACAGACACCCAGGTAAAGGTCAACGGAAAATTGGCTGGGCCAAAACACCAGGGAGGTTTCTATGAATTCGAATATGACATTACAGATCTATTAAAATATGACGAGGAAAATCTTTTAGAAGTACATGTATGGAAACATTCTGCCAACCCTACCGTAAATAATGCTGAGCGCAAGGCAGACTGGTGGCTTTTTGGCGGAATTTACCGTCCGGTGTGGTTGGAAATTCTTCCGGAATCACATATTTCACATATAGCCGTGGATCCGGAAATGGACGGAAGTTTAAGAGCAGAGGTTCTCCTGAGCAACATCCCGGGGAAAGCTGAAATAAAAGTCACTCTGAAAGCTGTTGGCGAAGAAGGATCTTTTAAAACATTCAGTTTTCCTGTCAAAAGAGGAACAGAAAAAACTAATATTGAGACAAAATGGGATAATATAAAACCCTGGAATCCGGAAGATCCGCACCTTTACGACCTCAAATTGAGTCTTGTAAAGGGTAAAGAGGTGCTTCACGAATTCAACCAACGAATAGGATTCCGCACCCTGGATTTCAGAAAAAAGGACGGAATATACCTGAATGGTGAAAAAATAATAATGAAAGGAGTAAATCGTCATACCATCTGGCCCGAATCAGGAAGGAGCACTAGTAAGCGAATAAGCATTATGGACGTAAATCTTATAAAAGATATGAACATGAACGCGGTAAGGTTTCATTACCCTCCAGATGATCATTTCCTGGAAGCTTGCGATTCTCTGGGTCTTTTTGTTTTAGACGAGTTGGCGGGTTGGCAAAATCCTTACGATACCCCCACAGGAAAAAAACTTATAAAGGAAATGGTACAACGGGATGTGAATCATCCTTCGATAATAATCTGGGACCAGGGGAATGAAGGCGGATGGAATTATGAACTTGACTCCATTTTTTCAGAATTTGATCCCCAAGACAGAATTGTAATCCATCCCTGGGCTGATTTTAATGGATGGGATACTCATCACTACCCCACCTATCTAACAGGTGTACATAGATTTGGTAATGGGGAAAATGTTTTCTTCCCTACCGAATTTATGCACGGCACCTATGACAACGGTAGTGGCTCCGGACTTGCCGATTTCTGGGAACATTACAGTCAAAGTCCACTATTCGCCGGTGGATTCCTTTGGGTTTTCAATGATGCTGCAGTGAGACGTAGTGATTGGACTGGCGACCAGGTTTACGACTCTAAAGGTTCACTTGCTCCAGATGGAATTCTCGGGCCCCATCGAGAAAAGGAAGGAAGTTTCTACACCATAAAGGAAGTTTGGGCACCTATTCAGTTTGAACCACGGCAAATTACTCATAGTTTTGATGGTTCCTTTTTGATTACAAACAAATATATTTTCACAAATCTCAAAAAAACTGAATTAACTTATAAAATAAAAAAAGCAGATGCAGAAACCTTTTATACCGAAGATGAAATTGAAGTATTATACGAGGGTGAAATCCATGTACCAGACATTCAACCTGGAGAAACCCGGAAAATTGAAATTCCTGTAAAAGAAAATTTCTTTGGAGGAGATTGGGTGGAAATAACAGGAAAGGATGAACACGGGCGGGAGATCTACACTTGGACCTGGCCTATCCATAAGGCTCCTTATTATGCTGAAAAGTTTTTACATAAAGAAAAAGATGACAAGGCAGAAGCAAAAGTAGAGACCAGAGAAAATAACGTATTTCTATCTGGAGGAGAAATAGAGGTCACTCTTAATGCAGATTCCGGAGAAATGATCCATATTGAAAATAGTAAAAATGAAATTCCCTTCCTCAATGGACCACGTCCCATAGGCATGAAGGCTGAAGTGGAAAAAGTGGATACCTATATGGAGGGTGAAGATGCCGTTGCCGTAATACACTATAATGGAGGAATTCACACCATCCAGTGGACTATGCATCCTGACGGAAGATTGAAAATGGAAATGGTAGCTTTAAAGAATGCGGGTAGGAATAGTGGTTTTGATGGAGCTTTCTATGAAGGAGAAATAGATAAATTCGGAATAACTTTCGATTTTCCTGAAGACGAAGTTAGTGGTATTAAATGGTTTGGTAAAGGCCCCTATCATGTCTGGAAAAACAGGATGCAGGGCACCGAATATAACATCTGGGAAAAAGATTATAATAATACAATTACCGGGGAAAGTTTTGAGAACTTGATTTATCCTGAATTTAAGGGATATCACGCCAATTTTCTTGCTGGAAAAATACTAGCAGGAGAAAACACCTTCAGGATATTCAGCGAATCTGACAAACTCTTCCTTCGATTATTTACCCCTGACGAACCTAAGAATGCTTTTCCTGGAGCTCATCCGCAACCAGAATTTCCGGAAGGAAACATTTCCTTTATGTATGAAATCCCAGCCATGAGAGCTTTTAAGCCACTTTCACAGCAGGGTCCGAGCAGCCAACCTACCAATATACGCATCAAAAGCGGTGATGACGGGATTAAGATGAATCTTTGGTTCGATTTCAGAAACATTTCAGAATAA
- a CDS encoding rhamnogalacturonan acetylesterase, with translation MKKIKSILFLAFLVAFFTSAAQNKDQLTFVFGKDNSKSGTSITSPVTFKNERNNGFDFKTSGNVQLHKEGFTAAKPVYFSTRVPEGNYKVEVILGSSQQASKTTIKAESRRIMDVGTEIPKGKELIKIFNVNVRKPQIKNDQKVSLKSRELDDLDWDDKLTLEFSGNVAVKRVSISPAPDVKTIFLAGDSTMTDQDIEPWASWGQMIPQYFNDEVVIANHAFSGASLASFKGRKRLEKIMEQIKPGDYLVIGFAHNDEKRTGEGIGPWQSYTELLKEFVNSAKEKEANPILITPTQRRHFKDGELQPTHGDYPDAIRKVAEQMNIPLIDFTKMTTEMYNSWGDEISRKAFVQYPAGTFPGQNKKLEDNTHFNAFGANEIALAFIHGIREQNLELEKYLKPETPYYNPEKPNLLSSWTVPMSPRFESIKPDGN, from the coding sequence ATGAAAAAAATAAAATCAATATTATTTCTTGCCTTTCTTGTAGCATTTTTTACCTCAGCAGCACAAAATAAGGACCAGCTAACATTTGTTTTTGGAAAAGACAACTCCAAATCCGGAACTTCTATAACTTCTCCTGTTACCTTTAAGAATGAGCGAAATAATGGTTTTGATTTTAAAACTTCCGGAAATGTACAGCTACATAAAGAAGGATTTACTGCTGCTAAACCCGTATATTTCTCCACCAGGGTACCTGAAGGAAATTATAAAGTGGAGGTAATATTGGGATCCTCTCAACAAGCTTCAAAAACTACTATCAAGGCTGAATCAAGGAGAATAATGGACGTGGGAACCGAGATCCCAAAAGGAAAAGAACTTATAAAGATTTTTAATGTAAATGTAAGAAAACCACAAATTAAGAACGATCAAAAAGTCAGCCTTAAATCACGGGAACTTGATGATCTGGACTGGGATGACAAGCTTACCCTTGAATTCTCGGGCAATGTAGCGGTAAAAAGGGTCAGCATTAGTCCGGCTCCTGATGTGAAAACCATCTTTCTGGCCGGAGATTCCACGATGACCGATCAGGACATTGAGCCATGGGCCTCCTGGGGACAAATGATACCCCAATATTTTAATGATGAGGTTGTTATCGCTAACCACGCTTTTTCAGGAGCATCGTTAGCTTCATTCAAAGGACGTAAACGTCTGGAAAAAATTATGGAACAAATTAAGCCGGGTGATTATCTTGTGATTGGTTTTGCTCATAACGACGAAAAAAGAACAGGAGAAGGCATTGGTCCCTGGCAATCCTATACAGAATTATTGAAAGAATTTGTCAATTCAGCCAAAGAGAAAGAAGCTAATCCAATACTTATCACTCCAACTCAACGTCGTCATTTCAAAGACGGTGAACTGCAGCCAACTCACGGGGATTATCCGGACGCGATTAGAAAAGTAGCTGAGCAAATGAATATACCTCTAATCGATTTCACCAAAATGACCACAGAGATGTATAATAGCTGGGGAGATGAAATTTCCCGGAAGGCATTTGTTCAATATCCAGCAGGAACTTTTCCCGGGCAGAATAAAAAATTGGAAGATAACACGCATTTCAATGCTTTTGGAGCCAACGAAATTGCCCTTGCCTTCATTCATGGCATACGCGAACAAAATCTGGAGTTAGAAAAATACCTTAAACCTGAAACTCCTTACTACAATCCTGAAAAACCAAATCTACTTTCCAGCTGGACAGTCCCAATGAGTCCACGCTTTGAAAGTATTAAACCTGATGGAAATTAA